The proteins below are encoded in one region of Halalkalicoccus jeotgali B3:
- a CDS encoding LeuA family protein: MVAPWTRVPCPTTPWAPPTPVGGVEFFQGTLASSDEIETVRIFDTTLRDGEQTPRTSFSYDDKREIAAVLDEMGTHVIEAGFPVNSDAEFEAVSDIAASTTSTVCGLARVVEKDVESAIDSGVGMIHVFVSTSDVQIEDSMHATREDVKERAVESIQRVNDAGVEVMFSPMDATRTDSEFLTEILEAVDEVGVDWINIPDTCGVATPSRMGALVKLVREHTDARVDVHAHDDFGMASANAIAGFEAGAEQAQVSVNGIGERAGNAAYEEVVMAAESIYGVDTGIDTTRITELSRLIEDKSDVPVPANKPIVGANAFSHESGIHAAGVIENSDTFEPGIMTPEMVGAKRELVLGKHTGTHSVREFLTEAGFDPTESEVREITRRVKDYGAEKNRVTRSDVERFAREIDVSRYEEVRA, encoded by the coding sequence CTGGTGGCACCCTGGACCCGAGTACCATGTCCGACAACACCATGGGCGCCTCCGACACCAGTCGGGGGGGTCGAGTTCTTCCAGGGCACGTTAGCTTCCAGTGACGAGATCGAGACGGTTCGGATCTTCGACACTACACTGCGTGACGGCGAGCAGACACCGCGAACGTCCTTCAGTTACGACGACAAGCGTGAAATAGCGGCGGTGCTGGACGAGATGGGGACCCACGTCATCGAGGCGGGGTTCCCGGTCAACAGCGACGCCGAATTCGAGGCGGTCAGCGACATCGCCGCCTCGACGACCTCGACGGTCTGTGGGCTGGCCCGGGTCGTCGAGAAGGACGTCGAGAGTGCGATCGACTCGGGCGTGGGCATGATCCACGTCTTCGTCTCGACGAGCGACGTCCAGATCGAGGACTCGATGCACGCCACCCGCGAGGACGTCAAGGAGCGGGCGGTCGAGTCCATCCAGCGAGTGAACGACGCGGGCGTCGAGGTGATGTTCTCGCCGATGGACGCCACGCGCACGGACAGCGAGTTCCTGACCGAGATCCTCGAGGCCGTCGACGAGGTCGGCGTCGACTGGATCAACATCCCCGACACCTGCGGGGTCGCCACCCCCAGTCGGATGGGTGCGCTGGTGAAGCTGGTCCGCGAGCACACCGACGCGCGGGTCGACGTTCACGCCCACGACGACTTCGGGATGGCGAGTGCAAACGCCATCGCCGGCTTCGAGGCCGGTGCCGAGCAGGCCCAGGTGAGCGTCAACGGGATCGGCGAGCGCGCGGGCAACGCCGCCTACGAGGAGGTCGTGATGGCCGCGGAATCCATCTACGGTGTCGACACCGGCATCGACACGACCCGTATCACCGAGCTGTCGCGCCTGATCGAGGACAAAAGCGACGTCCCGGTCCCGGCAAACAAGCCGATCGTCGGAGCCAACGCCTTCAGCCACGAGAGCGGCATCCACGCCGCTGGCGTCATCGAGAACAGCGATACGTTCGAGCCGGGGATCATGACCCCCGAGATGGTCGGCGCGAAGCGCGAACTCGTGTTGGGCAAACACACCGGGACCCACTCGGTACGGGAGTTCCTGACCGAGGCCGGCTTCGACCCGACCGAAAGCGAGGTCCGCGAGATCACCCGACGGGTGAAGGACTACGGCGCGGAGAAGAACCGCGTTACACGCTCGGACGTCGAGCGCTTCGCCCGCGAGATCGACGTCTCGCGCTACGAGGAGGTCAGGGCGTAG
- a CDS encoding ferritin-like domain-containing protein, with product MTSDQVIDLLREAYNDELETVMNYLTNSIVLDGVHAEGIKESLDLDVDEELNHARMLGQRLKQLDARPPASFDFEAAQEGLQPPENSTDILSVIDGVIAAEDDAISTYRSLINAAEEADDPVTEDLAVELLSDEEAHRAEFRGFRREYKD from the coding sequence ATGACGAGCGATCAGGTCATCGACCTCCTGCGGGAGGCGTACAACGACGAACTCGAAACGGTGATGAACTACCTGACGAACTCGATCGTCCTCGATGGCGTCCACGCCGAGGGGATCAAGGAGAGCCTCGATCTGGACGTCGACGAGGAGCTGAACCACGCCCGAATGCTCGGTCAGCGTCTCAAACAGCTCGACGCGCGCCCGCCGGCTTCCTTCGACTTCGAGGCGGCCCAAGAGGGCCTTCAGCCCCCGGAGAACAGCACGGACATCCTCAGCGTGATCGACGGCGTGATCGCGGCCGAGGACGACGCCATCTCGACGTATCGCTCGCTGATCAACGCCGCCGAGGAGGCAGACGACCCCGTGACCGAGGATCTGGCGGTCGAACTGCTCAGCGACGAGGAGGCCCACCGCGCGGAGTTCCGTGGGTTCCGCCGGGAGTACAAGGACTGA
- a CDS encoding DUF5779 family protein has product MADFNLDLRSVEEHIDEEDGENDTRITLGVLDGSTPPEEWIAATERGEVLVLAVEGELNELASGFAREISESGGDLVHFREFLLVTPDGVSVDTDRL; this is encoded by the coding sequence ATGGCCGATTTCAACCTCGACCTCCGCTCGGTCGAGGAGCACATCGACGAGGAGGACGGGGAGAACGACACGCGGATCACGCTCGGCGTCCTCGACGGGTCCACACCCCCCGAGGAGTGGATCGCCGCCACCGAACGCGGCGAAGTGCTCGTGCTCGCGGTCGAGGGCGAGTTGAACGAGCTCGCGAGTGGATTCGCTCGCGAGATCAGCGAGTCGGGTGGCGATCTCGTTCACTTCCGGGAGTTCCTCCTCGTCACCCCCGACGGGGTGAGCGTCGATACGGATCGCCTCTGA
- a CDS encoding VOC family protein, with protein sequence MLDSLSHLALEVKYLDRACDFYTTYLDLPVEREDERELVFRVGGTDLILRRPTSVPRGGLHTHYAFSTSPEEYDDWLARLEELDPDEHTFGSSRSLYIDDPDDHCVEIGEVDDSGTGLTGIFEVVLEVADLDRAEAFYTDLGFELTDRGSDRRRVRLVGPMDLELWEPQLGLADAHGGAHVDLGFDAADPERAVDPVRDRVCAVESLANGVRILDPDGHYLTVR encoded by the coding sequence ATGCTCGATTCTCTGTCCCACCTCGCGCTCGAAGTCAAGTACCTCGACCGCGCCTGCGACTTCTACACGACGTATCTCGACCTCCCAGTCGAACGTGAGGACGAGCGGGAACTCGTCTTCCGGGTCGGCGGAACCGATCTGATACTGCGCCGGCCCACGAGCGTCCCACGGGGTGGACTCCACACCCACTACGCGTTTTCGACATCACCCGAGGAGTACGACGACTGGTTGGCGCGACTCGAAGAGCTCGATCCCGACGAGCACACGTTCGGTAGCTCGCGCTCGCTGTACATCGACGACCCCGACGACCACTGCGTCGAGATCGGGGAGGTCGATGACTCGGGAACGGGTCTCACGGGGATCTTCGAGGTCGTCCTCGAAGTCGCGGACCTCGACCGCGCCGAGGCGTTCTACACCGACCTCGGCTTCGAACTCACCGACCGGGGAAGCGACCGCCGCCGAGTCCGGCTGGTGGGCCCGATGGATCTCGAACTCTGGGAGCCCCAACTCGGTCTCGCGGATGCCCACGGCGGCGCCCACGTCGACCTGGGGTTCGACGCCGCGGACCCCGAGAGGGCCGTCGATCCCGTCCGAGACCGAGTCTGTGCGGTCGAATCGCTCGCCAACGGCGTCCGTATTCTCGACCCCGATGGCCACTATCTGACCGTCCGGTAG
- a CDS encoding aldehyde dehydrogenase family protein: MPELPRLGGDGWESLYLDGEWKTTAERFTIEDPYEREGIASVSKATEDTVDEAYEVAANAQREWEQIQPQRRAEVIQEAIGVIEERHEELVELLAREAGGTRLKAEIELDIATGMMEVAAGFPFDSAGQHDRSTIPGKENVVKREPVGVVGVISPWNFPFHLSMRAVAPALALGNAVVLKPASDTPVTGGLALARIFEEAGLPEGLLNVVPGRGSEIGDRVAGHEIPRVIAFTGSTPVGRGVASQAAEALSMPAMELGGNNAHIVLEDADLDQAVNAGAFGSFVHQGQVCISINRHLVHESLYDDYVAALADKAQSLPVGDPKDGDTVVGPIINESQRDQMIEYIEETVNEGATLEAGGEFDGLVVEPTVLSGVENDMAAACNEHFGPVAPVIPFADDEEAISLANATEYGLSGSVHSTDRERAERVADRVDTGMIHINDQPINDEPHIPFGGVGASGIGRYNGEAIKEELTTTKWISIQREEREYPF, from the coding sequence ATGCCCGAACTACCGCGACTGGGCGGCGACGGGTGGGAATCGCTCTATCTGGACGGCGAGTGGAAAACGACGGCGGAGCGTTTCACAATCGAGGACCCCTACGAACGCGAGGGGATCGCGTCGGTGTCGAAGGCGACCGAGGACACCGTCGACGAGGCCTACGAAGTCGCAGCGAACGCCCAAAGAGAGTGGGAGCAGATTCAGCCACAGCGCCGCGCGGAGGTGATTCAGGAGGCGATCGGCGTCATCGAGGAGCGCCACGAGGAACTGGTCGAGCTGCTGGCCCGCGAGGCCGGCGGCACGCGCCTGAAAGCCGAGATCGAACTCGACATCGCCACGGGGATGATGGAGGTCGCAGCCGGCTTTCCCTTCGATTCGGCGGGCCAGCACGACCGCTCGACGATCCCCGGCAAGGAGAACGTCGTCAAGCGCGAACCGGTCGGCGTCGTCGGCGTGATCTCGCCCTGGAACTTCCCGTTCCACCTCTCGATGCGCGCGGTCGCGCCGGCGCTGGCGCTCGGTAACGCGGTCGTGCTCAAACCCGCTTCGGACACCCCGGTCACGGGCGGGCTGGCGCTCGCGCGGATCTTCGAGGAGGCCGGTCTTCCCGAGGGGCTACTCAACGTCGTTCCCGGCCGAGGGTCGGAGATCGGGGATCGCGTCGCGGGCCACGAGATCCCGCGGGTGATCGCCTTTACCGGTTCGACGCCGGTCGGGCGGGGCGTCGCGAGCCAGGCCGCAGAAGCCCTCTCGATGCCTGCGATGGAGCTCGGTGGTAACAACGCCCATATCGTCCTCGAGGACGCGGATCTCGATCAAGCCGTGAACGCCGGTGCCTTCGGCAGCTTCGTCCATCAGGGGCAGGTCTGCATCTCGATCAACCGCCATCTCGTCCACGAGTCGCTGTACGACGACTACGTCGCGGCGCTCGCGGACAAGGCACAGTCGCTTCCCGTCGGCGATCCCAAAGACGGGGACACCGTCGTCGGGCCGATCATCAACGAGAGTCAGCGCGACCAGATGATCGAGTACATCGAGGAGACAGTGAACGAGGGCGCGACCCTCGAAGCCGGCGGCGAGTTCGACGGACTGGTAGTGGAGCCGACGGTGCTCTCGGGGGTCGAAAACGACATGGCCGCCGCCTGCAACGAGCACTTCGGCCCCGTCGCGCCGGTGATCCCCTTCGCGGACGACGAGGAGGCGATTTCACTCGCGAACGCCACCGAGTACGGCCTGTCCGGATCGGTGCACTCGACGGATCGCGAGCGCGCAGAGCGGGTCGCAGATCGCGTGGACACGGGGATGATCCACATCAACGACCAGCCGATCAACGACGAGCCCCACATCCCCTTCGGCGGCGTGGGGGCGTCGGGGATCGGCCGGTACAACGGCGAGGCGATCAAGGAGGAACTGACGACGACCAAGTGGATCTCGATCCAGCGCGAGGAACGCGAGTACCCATTCTAG